Proteins encoded in a region of the Penaeus monodon isolate SGIC_2016 unplaced genomic scaffold, NSTDA_Pmon_1 PmonScaffold_8919, whole genome shotgun sequence genome:
- the LOC119571982 gene encoding chorion peroxidase-like has product LRSGISERPVSGGLLGWTFLCVVGDQFARLKKGDRFFYDLGGQPGSFTEAQLQEIRRSSWARIICDNSDNIQAVQAACLHAHHMRFNQPIACDNPVIPRPNLEAWRGEVP; this is encoded by the exons CTTCGTAGCGGCATCTCCGAGCGGCCCGTGTCAGGTGGCCTCCTTGGATGGACGTTCCTGTGCGTGGTGGGCGACCAGTTCGCCAGACTGAAGAAGGGAGACCGATTCTTCTACGACCTTGGAGGCCAGCCTGGCTCTTTCACTGAGG CTCAACTTCAAGAGATTCGCCGTAGTTCTTGGGCAAGAATCATCTGTGACAACTCTGACAACATCCAGGCCGTCCAGGCCGCTTGCCTTCATGCTCACCACATGCGCTT CAACCAGCCCATCGCATGCGACAACCCTGTTATCCCTAGGCCTAACCTCGAGGCATGGCGTGGGGAAGTGCCTTAG